A single region of the Rhizobium binae genome encodes:
- a CDS encoding transporter substrate-binding domain-containing protein — MLRISIQTLLRGALMVGAVGIVLAAVSPQPVAAQERMPMRIAVEGAFPPFNYLDANNKLQGFDIDIANALCETGKFECEFIIEKWDDMIPDLIAGKYDAIISSMSMSLERRQKVAFTEKYYNSPTVFIARKDSPISDISPTALSGKNLGVTSSTAQESYANHFYPDMKKTVFRSSPELYKGLSDGRVDIILEDKLAIYDWIANTKAGTCCAFKGPDLLDVTYFGEGAGIAVRLDDKERLARLNEALKAIKEDGTYDMINAKYFPFSIQ; from the coding sequence ATGTTGCGAATATCCATTCAGACTTTATTGCGCGGAGCGCTGATGGTGGGCGCAGTGGGTATCGTTTTGGCTGCGGTCTCGCCGCAGCCGGTGGCCGCGCAAGAGCGAATGCCGATGAGAATTGCCGTCGAAGGTGCGTTTCCGCCCTTCAACTATCTCGATGCGAACAACAAACTTCAGGGTTTTGACATCGATATTGCCAATGCCCTCTGCGAGACCGGCAAGTTCGAATGCGAGTTCATCATCGAGAAGTGGGACGACATGATTCCCGATCTCATTGCCGGAAAATACGACGCGATCATCTCATCCATGTCGATGAGCCTGGAGCGGCGTCAGAAGGTCGCTTTCACCGAGAAATATTACAACAGCCCGACAGTGTTCATCGCTCGGAAGGATTCGCCGATCAGTGACATCAGCCCTACCGCCCTCAGTGGCAAAAATCTCGGGGTGACGTCGTCGACGGCGCAGGAATCTTATGCCAACCATTTCTATCCCGACATGAAAAAGACGGTATTCCGGTCGTCGCCGGAACTGTACAAAGGGCTGTCGGACGGGCGCGTCGACATTATCCTAGAGGATAAGCTCGCCATTTACGACTGGATCGCCAATACGAAGGCGGGAACCTGCTGCGCGTTCAAGGGGCCGGATCTGCTCGACGTCACTTATTTTGGCGAAGGTGCCGGGATTGCGGTGCGTCTGGACGACAAGGAGCGTCTTGCACGCCTGAACGAGGCGTTGAAGGCGATCAAGGAAGACGGGACCTATGACATGATCAATGCCAAATATTTCCCGTTCAGCATCCAGTAG
- a CDS encoding LysR substrate-binding domain-containing protein codes for MQEPIESDLLRTFLVVAETSNFSAAAQRIGRTQSAVSTQIKRLEAAIGESLFERGARGVLLTRQGIQLVPYARRVIDLLNEAAATIRSKPLDGPVRIGIPEEYSQTVLPAALAAFAVRHPAVEVTVSCDYTARNLAALERDELDLAVVFDWSDQNKGEVLCVDPTVWVTSVVHRLHDIDPLPVATYRNSSWSRDFALRSLEQIGRSYRVAFIADTGSGLKNALTAGLAVTTLSRSSIPPGCRELTAEDGFPPVDSSKVVLRRNSFRSSEAVRELAEMLRDAFQPMSAPMV; via the coding sequence ATGCAAGAGCCGATCGAAAGCGACCTCCTCAGAACCTTCCTTGTTGTCGCCGAGACATCGAACTTTTCGGCGGCCGCCCAGCGTATCGGGCGGACGCAATCTGCCGTCAGCACCCAGATCAAAAGGCTCGAGGCGGCGATCGGCGAAAGCCTTTTTGAGCGCGGTGCCCGCGGCGTGCTGCTGACGCGCCAAGGCATTCAGCTGGTGCCCTATGCCCGCAGGGTCATCGATCTTCTCAACGAGGCGGCCGCGACGATCCGCAGCAAGCCGCTCGACGGGCCGGTGCGCATCGGAATTCCCGAGGAATATAGCCAGACGGTGCTGCCGGCAGCGCTTGCGGCTTTTGCGGTTCGACATCCGGCGGTCGAAGTCACGGTCTCCTGCGACTACACGGCCCGCAACCTCGCCGCCCTGGAACGGGACGAGCTCGATCTCGCCGTCGTTTTTGACTGGAGCGACCAGAACAAGGGTGAGGTTCTCTGCGTCGATCCGACCGTCTGGGTGACATCCGTGGTGCACCGGCTGCACGACATCGACCCCCTTCCGGTTGCGACCTATCGCAACTCTTCCTGGTCACGTGATTTTGCGCTCCGCTCGCTGGAGCAGATCGGCCGCAGCTACCGGGTCGCCTTCATCGCAGACACCGGTTCGGGGCTGAAGAATGCCCTGACCGCCGGCCTCGCCGTCACGACGCTTTCCCGCAGCAGCATTCCGCCCGGCTGCCGCGAGCTGACCGCCGAGGATGGCTTCCCGCCGGTCGATTCCTCGAAGGTCGTGCTGCGTCGCAATAGTTTCCGCTCTAGCGAGGCCGTGCGGGAATTGGCCGAAATGCTGCGGGACGCATTCCAGCCTATGTCGGCGCCGATGGTATGA
- a CDS encoding cysteine hydrolase family protein, which translates to MAGIGEWRHLCVDMQRMFAEDTPWHVPWMARISPQIEELAGRHPSRTIFTRFVPPEHPDAMPGKWRDYYQKWWMMTGEHLPAELVDLASSLASLVPPARYFDKRTYSPWIDGRLHTVLQSERVDTLVITGGETDVCVLATALGAIDLAYRVIVLKDAVCSSADDTYDASLELLHDRFSVQLELMETDEFLSGLG; encoded by the coding sequence ATGGCCGGGATCGGCGAGTGGCGGCATCTTTGCGTCGACATGCAGCGCATGTTTGCCGAAGACACCCCATGGCACGTGCCCTGGATGGCTCGGATCTCTCCACAGATCGAGGAACTTGCCGGCCGGCATCCGTCCCGGACGATTTTTACCCGCTTCGTGCCCCCCGAGCATCCGGACGCGATGCCGGGAAAATGGCGCGACTACTATCAGAAATGGTGGATGATGACGGGCGAGCATCTGCCGGCCGAGCTCGTCGATCTGGCATCCTCGCTGGCCTCGCTTGTTCCGCCGGCGCGATACTTCGACAAACGCACCTATTCGCCCTGGATCGACGGCCGCCTCCATACGGTCCTTCAGTCGGAGCGGGTCGACACCCTTGTGATCACCGGTGGGGAGACGGATGTCTGCGTGCTTGCGACGGCCCTCGGCGCCATCGATCTCGCCTATCGTGTCATCGTGCTGAAGGACGCCGTCTGCAGCAGCGCCGACGACACTTATGACGCGTCGCTGGAACTGCTGCATGATCGATTTTCCGTCCAGCTGGAACTCATGGAGACCGATGAGTTCTTGAGCGGCCTCGGCTGA
- a CDS encoding BKACE family enzyme, which yields MPLAMNRDVFITCAVTGAGDTVSKSSHVPITPKQIAESAIDAAKAGAAVVHCHVRDPETGAASRRNDLYREVTDRIRSADVDVVLNLTAGMGGDLVFGNVESPLPLNAKGTDMAGASERVSHVAECRPEICTLDCGTMNFNLGDYVMTNTPAMLRAMAKKMTDLGVRPEIEAFDTGHLWFAKQLAEEGLIEDPVLIQLCMGIPWGAPDDLNTFIAMVNNVPPSWTFSAFSIGRNAMAYPAAAVLAGGNVRVGLEDNLFVGKGQLATNAQLVEKAVQVVEGMGARIIGPEDVRKKLKLTKR from the coding sequence ATGCCGCTTGCGATGAACCGCGATGTTTTCATCACCTGTGCTGTCACCGGCGCCGGCGATACGGTTTCCAAATCCAGCCACGTTCCCATTACTCCCAAGCAGATCGCGGAATCCGCGATCGACGCCGCCAAGGCTGGGGCGGCCGTTGTTCACTGCCATGTTCGCGATCCGGAAACGGGGGCGGCCAGCCGCCGCAACGATCTCTACAGGGAAGTCACCGACCGCATCCGCTCGGCGGATGTCGATGTCGTGCTCAATCTGACCGCAGGCATGGGCGGGGATCTGGTCTTCGGCAATGTCGAAAGCCCCCTGCCCCTCAATGCGAAAGGCACCGATATGGCCGGCGCCAGCGAGCGTGTCAGCCATGTCGCCGAATGCCGGCCCGAGATCTGCACGCTCGACTGCGGCACGATGAACTTCAACCTCGGCGACTATGTGATGACGAACACGCCGGCCATGCTGCGGGCCATGGCGAAAAAGATGACCGATCTCGGCGTGCGGCCGGAGATCGAGGCTTTCGACACCGGCCATCTCTGGTTCGCCAAGCAGCTCGCCGAGGAAGGCCTGATCGAAGACCCGGTGCTGATCCAGCTCTGCATGGGCATTCCCTGGGGTGCGCCAGACGATCTCAACACCTTCATAGCGATGGTCAACAACGTGCCTCCGAGCTGGACCTTCTCGGCCTTTTCGATCGGCCGCAACGCCATGGCCTATCCGGCGGCAGCGGTGCTGGCCGGCGGCAACGTGCGCGTCGGACTTGAAGACAATCTCTTCGTCGGCAAGGGCCAGCTCGCCACCAATGCGCAGCTCGTCGAAAAGGCGGTGCAGGTGGTCGAAGGCATGGGGGCGCGCATCATTGGACCGGAGGATGTCCGCAAGAAGCTGAAGCTGACGAAGCGCTGA
- a CDS encoding MgtC/SapB family protein, translating into MMTSIMMTDAFQRLGLALAIGILVGIERGWREREAAPGKRVAGIRTYGLSSFLGGFCGLLHPITGPILPTIIFVFFCITILGFSGVQALRERDYSATGAIAAITVFALGFGAVVADMTMTAASAVAITALLAAREPLHGFLRKLTWLELRAALILLTMTVVILPILPNEAIDPWHMINPFELWMLTVFVAAVSFAGYVMIRLSDARAGLLLTGACGGIVSSTALTLSFARQSKQTPALSPLLAAGAMLAGAVSLSRVLLICGVIAPAVLIELAALLGPAAAVLAIGGGLAAFSPRSDHGPDYSPKNPLEVMVVLRFALLLAIVTIVTRATLAYFGTQSLFAVAFITGLGDLDAITLSIAKLPSSNVQADAAAHAIAVAAFANLLAKTGLAASAGSLVYVVRLGVASCIATLAGAAGLLLA; encoded by the coding sequence ATGATGACGTCAATCATGATGACCGACGCATTCCAACGTCTCGGCCTCGCGCTGGCGATCGGCATTCTCGTCGGTATCGAGCGCGGGTGGCGCGAACGCGAGGCCGCACCGGGCAAGAGGGTGGCCGGGATCCGCACCTATGGGCTCTCAAGCTTCCTCGGCGGTTTTTGCGGTTTGCTGCACCCCATCACGGGGCCGATCCTGCCGACCATCATCTTTGTATTTTTCTGCATCACGATCCTTGGCTTCAGCGGCGTGCAGGCACTGCGCGAGCGGGACTACAGCGCAACGGGCGCCATCGCCGCGATAACGGTTTTTGCCCTAGGCTTCGGCGCCGTCGTCGCGGACATGACGATGACCGCGGCGAGTGCAGTCGCCATCACAGCGCTCCTGGCGGCGCGGGAGCCGCTGCACGGATTTCTGCGCAAGCTGACCTGGCTCGAGCTCAGAGCCGCCCTGATCTTGCTGACGATGACGGTCGTCATTCTTCCAATTCTTCCCAATGAGGCCATCGATCCGTGGCATATGATCAATCCCTTCGAGCTGTGGATGCTGACCGTATTCGTGGCAGCGGTTTCATTTGCGGGCTATGTGATGATCAGGCTCAGCGACGCCAGAGCCGGCCTGCTGCTGACGGGTGCTTGCGGCGGTATCGTCTCCTCGACGGCCCTGACGCTTTCCTTTGCCCGTCAATCGAAGCAGACGCCTGCCCTCTCGCCGCTGCTTGCGGCCGGAGCGATGCTGGCGGGGGCCGTATCCCTAAGCCGGGTGCTTTTGATCTGCGGCGTCATCGCGCCGGCGGTGCTGATCGAGCTTGCGGCATTGCTCGGACCGGCTGCCGCTGTGCTCGCCATCGGCGGCGGCCTCGCCGCCTTCTCGCCGCGCTCCGATCACGGCCCCGACTATTCACCGAAAAATCCTTTGGAGGTGATGGTCGTATTGCGTTTTGCTCTGCTGCTTGCCATCGTGACCATCGTGACGCGGGCGACGCTGGCATATTTCGGAACGCAATCGCTGTTTGCCGTTGCCTTCATCACCGGCCTCGGCGATCTAGACGCGATAACCCTGTCGATTGCGAAGCTGCCGTCGTCAAACGTGCAAGCGGATGCGGCCGCCCATGCCATCGCGGTTGCCGCCTTCGCCAATCTTCTTGCGAAGACAGGTCTTGCTGCCAGCGCGGGAAGCCTGGTCTATGTGGTTCGGCTCGGCGTCGCGAGCTGCATTGCGACGCTCGCCGGCGCCGCCGGCTTGCTGCTAGCTTAG
- the fdhA gene encoding formaldehyde dehydrogenase, glutathione-independent — protein sequence MSKNRGVVYLRPGKVEVRDIDDPKLEAPDGRRIEHGVILKVISTNICGSDQHMVRGRTTAMPGLVLGHEITGEIIEKGIDVEMLDIGDIVSVPFNVACGRCRCCKSQDTGVCLTVNPARAGGAYGYVDMGGWIGGQARYVTIPYADFNLLKIPDRDKAMAKIRDLTMLSDILPTGFHGAVRAGVGVGSTVYIAGAGPVGLAAAASARILGAAVVMIGDFNKDRLAHAAKVGFEPIDLSKSDRLGDMIAEVVGSNEVDSAIDAVGFEARGHSGGEQPAIVLNQMMEITRAAGSIGIPGLYVTEDPGAVDNAAKHGNLSLRFGLGWAKAQSFHTGQTPVLKYNRQLMQAILHDRLPIADIVNAKVIPLDEAVQGYESFDHGAATKFVLDPHGEVAKAA from the coding sequence ATGAGCAAGAATAGAGGCGTCGTTTACCTGAGGCCGGGCAAGGTCGAAGTTCGCGACATCGACGACCCGAAGCTGGAGGCGCCCGACGGCCGCCGCATCGAACACGGCGTCATTCTGAAAGTGATCTCGACCAACATCTGCGGCTCCGACCAGCACATGGTCCGCGGCCGCACGACGGCGATGCCGGGCCTGGTCCTCGGCCACGAAATCACCGGCGAGATCATCGAGAAAGGGATCGACGTCGAGATGCTCGACATCGGCGATATCGTCTCGGTGCCGTTCAATGTCGCCTGCGGCCGTTGCCGCTGCTGCAAATCCCAGGATACCGGCGTCTGCCTGACGGTCAATCCGGCCCGCGCCGGTGGCGCATACGGCTATGTCGACATGGGTGGCTGGATCGGCGGACAGGCACGCTATGTCACCATCCCCTACGCTGATTTCAACCTGCTGAAGATCCCGGATCGGGACAAGGCGATGGCGAAGATCCGCGATCTCACCATGCTCTCCGACATTCTGCCGACTGGCTTCCATGGCGCAGTGCGCGCCGGCGTCGGCGTCGGCTCGACGGTCTACATCGCCGGCGCCGGCCCTGTCGGCCTTGCGGCAGCTGCTTCGGCCCGCATCCTCGGCGCGGCCGTTGTCATGATCGGTGATTTCAACAAGGATCGCCTGGCGCATGCGGCCAAGGTCGGTTTCGAACCGATCGACCTCTCCAAGAGCGACCGTCTCGGCGACATGATCGCGGAGGTCGTCGGCAGCAACGAGGTGGACAGCGCCATCGACGCCGTCGGCTTCGAGGCCCGCGGCCATTCGGGCGGTGAACAGCCGGCGATCGTGCTCAACCAGATGATGGAGATCACCCGCGCCGCCGGCTCGATCGGCATTCCCGGCCTCTACGTCACCGAGGATCCGGGCGCCGTCGACAATGCCGCCAAACATGGCAATCTTTCGCTTCGCTTCGGCCTCGGCTGGGCCAAGGCGCAGTCCTTCCACACCGGCCAGACGCCGGTGCTCAAATATAACCGCCAGCTCATGCAAGCGATCCTCCACGACCGCTTGCCGATCGCCGACATCGTCAACGCCAAGGTCATCCCGCTCGACGAAGCCGTCCAGGGATATGAGAGCTTCGACCATGGCGCGGCGACGAAGTTTGTTCTCGATCCGCATGGAGAGGTCGCGAAAGCCGCCTGA
- a CDS encoding DMT family transporter yields the protein MTIQNPPRQLAGSEHEKGVLLIVAATLAWSASGVYSRLLTTDVWTAIAWRSLFGGLFLLIPCLFLEGGISRRQWRSVFHPSGLAMIACQTFSQGCFIGALYMTTVANVTMIYATTPFIAALFGWLILRERVARRTLIAGAVSLFGVGVIVASSIGGGTGWGDLLALGMTASFALVIIIPRINPGVPSLPPTVVSAFLTLVIFAPFSSVGSLDLHNWVVLAAFGATNFSLALVLFLAGAKRMPPAEAALIGTMEIVLTPFWVWLLFSEEPPVATYFGGAIILGAVLWHTAIDARRSRWSHDR from the coding sequence GTGACCATTCAAAATCCGCCAAGACAGCTCGCAGGCAGCGAGCACGAGAAGGGTGTGCTTCTCATTGTTGCCGCGACACTTGCCTGGAGCGCGAGCGGCGTTTACTCGCGACTCCTCACCACCGACGTATGGACGGCGATCGCCTGGCGGTCGCTGTTCGGAGGCCTGTTCCTGCTGATCCCCTGCCTTTTCCTCGAAGGGGGCATCTCGCGGCGGCAATGGCGTTCCGTCTTCCATCCGTCAGGTCTTGCGATGATCGCATGCCAGACCTTCAGTCAGGGATGTTTCATTGGGGCGCTCTACATGACCACCGTCGCCAATGTGACGATGATCTATGCGACGACGCCCTTCATCGCGGCTCTGTTCGGCTGGCTCATCCTCAGGGAGAGGGTTGCCAGGCGAACGCTGATCGCCGGCGCCGTGTCCCTCTTCGGCGTCGGCGTCATCGTCGCCTCATCAATCGGCGGCGGCACCGGCTGGGGCGATCTGCTGGCGCTCGGCATGACCGCCTCCTTCGCGCTCGTCATCATCATTCCGCGCATCAATCCCGGCGTGCCGAGCCTGCCGCCGACCGTGGTCAGCGCCTTCCTGACCCTCGTCATCTTCGCGCCTTTCAGCTCGGTCGGCTCGCTCGACCTGCACAATTGGGTTGTCCTTGCCGCCTTCGGCGCCACAAATTTCTCGCTGGCGCTGGTGCTCTTCCTCGCAGGGGCAAAACGGATGCCGCCGGCGGAAGCCGCACTGATCGGCACGATGGAAATCGTGCTCACGCCCTTCTGGGTGTGGCTGCTATTTTCCGAAGAGCCGCCCGTCGCCACCTATTTCGGCGGCGCCATCATCCTCGGCGCCGTGCTCTGGCATACGGCAATCGACGCTAGACGAAGCCGTTGGTCGCACGACCGCTAA
- a CDS encoding GlxA family transcriptional regulator has translation MLQRSTERLDIDLLVLPDTNLILIASVIEPLRGANRIAGSELYRWRLLTPDGAPVPTTSHIAIPAEGTFQATNEEKPLFVLASYNWQLSATPALKMQLSKVARYRRIIAGIESGTWLLAEASLLDGLRATVHWEDYEEFALAYPEVGAVKDRFVIDGKRLTTSGSLPTVDLMLEVIRQRQGYSLALEVSRLFRYEQPSFHAGEMLSAASAGLRAHDPRVTQAVHLMEEHIEQPLVLARLARRVGVSARHLQDLFQQSIGAPPHVHYLALRLNTARRKVIETTASFADIAAATGFNSASAFARSYRASFSESPSETRRRLRRRIIPSAPT, from the coding sequence TTGCTGCAGCGATCGACGGAACGGCTCGATATCGACCTTCTCGTCCTGCCGGATACGAACCTGATCCTGATCGCATCGGTCATTGAACCGCTGCGCGGCGCCAACCGCATTGCCGGCAGCGAGCTTTACCGCTGGCGGCTGCTGACGCCGGACGGCGCCCCGGTGCCAACCACCAGCCACATCGCCATCCCGGCAGAAGGCACCTTCCAGGCCACGAACGAGGAAAAGCCGCTCTTCGTGCTGGCAAGTTACAACTGGCAACTGAGCGCGACGCCGGCGCTGAAGATGCAGCTTTCCAAGGTTGCCCGCTACCGCAGGATCATTGCCGGCATCGAGTCCGGCACGTGGCTGCTCGCCGAAGCAAGCCTGCTAGACGGGCTGCGGGCGACTGTTCATTGGGAGGATTACGAGGAGTTTGCACTCGCCTATCCTGAGGTCGGGGCCGTCAAGGATCGGTTCGTCATCGACGGCAAGCGGCTGACGACATCGGGTTCGCTCCCGACCGTGGACCTGATGCTGGAGGTGATCCGGCAGCGGCAGGGTTATTCGCTGGCGCTGGAAGTCAGCCGGCTGTTCCGCTATGAGCAGCCTTCCTTCCATGCCGGCGAAATGCTTTCCGCCGCTTCGGCGGGACTGCGCGCGCACGATCCGCGCGTGACGCAGGCGGTGCATCTGATGGAGGAGCATATCGAGCAGCCTCTGGTTTTGGCCCGGCTCGCCCGCAGGGTCGGCGTCAGCGCCCGGCATCTGCAGGATCTCTTCCAGCAGAGCATCGGCGCGCCGCCGCACGTGCATTATCTCGCCCTTCGCCTGAATACGGCGCGACGCAAGGTGATCGAGACGACGGCCTCCTTCGCCGACATCGCGGCGGCAACCGGCTTCAATTCAGCCTCGGCCTTTGCGAGAAGCTACCGGGCGAGTTTTTCCGAGAGCCCATCGGAAACGCGGCGCCGCTTGCGCCGCCGCATCATACCATCGGCGCCGACATAG
- a CDS encoding putative bifunctional diguanylate cyclase/phosphodiesterase, translated as MHIVVPSSSNTFQKSWIASGRILFLIAISGLGAIGLVVLSALWAGTESDAAALDRQRQLVNARLREQVDQVAHVIGQFGNGYLARVYPASRSADVSSSLDTVLTGAAGSAISETAMSAFGYDQAFVVDEKAQLSMLTDAKTEKRYRWMKPLFLPLLKDSRLTASQNPIFSDRTPSSLESRRASAVRPNHALANLMRLEGRPTIVGIVAINEAPGGHPQPMRQFLIVVRFLDGAALDELSRQQGLNGARFARTADADENEVAFQIDATANGEPIGFIVWRPDLPGSRVIGRLMPALSIAALVIAVLFSVLLVRLRSSLGELKRSELHARQLALHDVLTGLPNRALFAMRFEECVTQTRHSTERSAVALLDLDRFKAVNDTFGHAAGDELIRMAAERIRSVLRPDDTLARLGGDEFALLLRDIKDDDHILRSICDAIVAELGRPFPLLRGEAVARVGGSIGITIVPDAGRTADDLMRYADVALYEAKMGGRGQWRVYSPSMDGGRNARDILKNELREVLAKGTAASADSPQPGPGGSKPDFGSLEVYYQTVHRAEGGYSASGAEALVRWRHSQRGLLTPASFIPAAEEGGLIDALGFWVLREACRAACKWPEDTFVAVNVSPAQLRRPNFAGEVFAVLEETGLPPSRLELELTESSLIEDNSDVHTVLKSLRSRGVQISLDDFGTGFSCLSHLVRFDIDRIKIDRSFVSQLGAKATGAAIIGAIVTLSRNLGISTTAEGVETEYQRDFLTALGCTDLQGYFFSKPVPLRELDCFAKSESGAGSRTIASGATA; from the coding sequence TTGCACATCGTCGTTCCTTCCAGCTCCAACACGTTTCAGAAGTCCTGGATCGCCTCGGGAAGAATTCTCTTTCTGATCGCTATCAGCGGGCTCGGAGCGATTGGACTCGTCGTGCTATCGGCGCTTTGGGCGGGAACCGAAAGCGACGCTGCGGCCCTTGATCGCCAGCGTCAGCTGGTGAATGCCCGCCTGCGGGAACAGGTCGATCAGGTCGCCCATGTCATCGGTCAGTTCGGCAACGGCTATCTCGCCCGCGTTTATCCCGCGTCCCGGTCGGCAGATGTTTCCTCCAGCCTCGATACGGTTCTGACCGGGGCGGCCGGCAGTGCAATCAGCGAAACCGCAATGTCCGCCTTCGGATACGACCAGGCCTTTGTCGTCGACGAGAAGGCGCAGCTGAGCATGCTGACCGACGCGAAAACGGAAAAACGCTATCGCTGGATGAAACCCCTCTTTTTGCCGCTTCTTAAGGATAGCCGTCTTACGGCAAGCCAAAATCCGATTTTCAGCGACCGAACGCCATCCTCGCTGGAGAGTCGTCGGGCGAGCGCGGTTCGCCCCAACCATGCGCTGGCCAATCTGATGCGGCTGGAGGGCCGACCGACGATCGTCGGCATCGTCGCCATCAACGAAGCTCCCGGGGGACATCCGCAGCCGATGCGGCAATTCCTGATCGTCGTTCGGTTTCTCGATGGTGCCGCCCTCGACGAATTGAGCCGGCAGCAGGGTCTCAACGGGGCGCGCTTTGCCCGCACGGCCGATGCCGACGAAAATGAGGTCGCGTTCCAAATCGACGCGACGGCAAATGGTGAACCGATCGGCTTCATCGTATGGCGACCCGATCTGCCGGGTTCACGGGTAATCGGTCGATTGATGCCGGCGCTTTCGATTGCCGCCCTGGTGATCGCCGTGCTGTTTTCAGTGCTGCTCGTGCGGCTTCGGAGCAGTCTCGGCGAACTGAAGAGAAGCGAGCTGCATGCACGGCAGCTCGCCTTGCATGACGTGCTGACCGGCCTTCCCAACCGCGCTCTATTCGCCATGCGGTTCGAGGAGTGCGTGACCCAGACGCGGCATTCGACCGAGCGCTCGGCCGTGGCGCTTCTCGACCTCGACCGCTTCAAAGCGGTGAACGACACGTTCGGCCACGCCGCCGGTGATGAACTCATCAGGATGGCCGCGGAGCGGATCCGCTCTGTCCTTCGCCCTGATGATACGCTCGCCCGCCTCGGAGGCGATGAATTTGCCCTGCTTCTCCGGGACATCAAGGATGATGATCATATCCTGCGATCGATATGCGACGCGATCGTCGCCGAACTTGGCAGGCCCTTCCCGCTTCTGAGGGGTGAAGCGGTCGCCCGGGTTGGCGGCTCGATCGGCATCACCATCGTGCCGGATGCCGGGCGAACTGCCGATGACCTCATGCGTTATGCCGACGTCGCGCTTTACGAGGCAAAGATGGGCGGCAGAGGCCAATGGCGCGTCTATTCCCCGTCCATGGACGGCGGCAGGAATGCGCGCGACATCCTCAAGAACGAATTGCGCGAAGTTCTGGCCAAAGGCACGGCCGCGTCCGCCGACAGTCCCCAACCCGGCCCGGGCGGCAGCAAGCCGGATTTCGGATCGCTTGAGGTCTATTACCAGACGGTGCATCGCGCCGAGGGCGGATATTCGGCCTCCGGCGCGGAAGCCCTCGTGCGCTGGCGTCACAGCCAGCGCGGACTGCTGACGCCGGCCAGCTTCATCCCCGCAGCCGAGGAGGGCGGCCTCATCGACGCCCTCGGTTTCTGGGTCCTGCGCGAAGCCTGCAGGGCCGCCTGCAAATGGCCTGAAGACACCTTTGTAGCGGTCAACGTGTCGCCGGCCCAGCTCAGAAGACCAAATTTCGCCGGGGAAGTCTTCGCCGTCCTCGAAGAGACCGGCCTGCCGCCATCCCGCCTCGAGCTCGAGCTCACCGAGTCCTCGCTGATCGAGGACAATTCGGATGTCCATACGGTGCTGAAATCACTGCGCAGCCGGGGCGTTCAAATTTCCCTCGATGATTTCGGGACCGGCTTTTCATGCCTCAGCCACCTGGTGCGTTTCGACATCGACCGCATCAAGATCGATCGTTCTTTCGTCTCGCAGCTCGGCGCCAAAGCCACCGGAGCGGCCATCATCGGCGCCATCGTCACCCTCAGCCGCAACCTCGGCATTTCGACGACGGCGGAAGGGGTCGAAACCGAATATCAGCGCGACTTCCTGACCGCCCTCGGCTGCACCGATCTGCAAGGCTATTTCTTCTCCAAGCCGGTTCCTCTTCGCGAACTCGACTGCTTCGCCAAATCGGAGAGTGGCGCCGGATCACGGACGATCGCTTCAGGAGCCACTGCCTAA